The Triticum aestivum cultivar Chinese Spring chromosome 3A, IWGSC CS RefSeq v2.1, whole genome shotgun sequence genome includes a region encoding these proteins:
- the LOC123057265 gene encoding UPF0481 protein At3g47200-like, with protein sequence MATANQTIVPPTARPPASSAQPAYAWPASSFEPATRRSRIRPFVILICAIIRMANEVNRHSMRSPLRAFRPSRFVTATLDGEAGASTSSARAWTLPSKILQVAELRSQDGCIWRVDGAATLPDEACTPLVVVLGPLFKRAKRLTVEGTKLKYTHNLIRRAHQDVEEKLTAYLTHIGSMEAQILQRYDPMELEYTATGTDLVETMVLDGLFIIEVLINHWTRKRDQEPISVEMNMIDFTTQPLRWEPNALRLDLIVVQNQIPFFVLEKLFCMTDIPELGENQKKPTKLKQIILDYLIGDTDDGGLADYQGPVYHILHLVYLYLTFSRASALPVNMDTRTWDKLAHKAMDLRALFKRTFSCSSNLLPVGWKQWKVIPPLRELVRVGVKLKRAETAWFAQVKFNKKGVLVIPPLAWGRYHIRLLTNLVVLEMSGWWPADNRLFCSYVRFMAELIVNKKDATLLFKKGIIQEINEHDIDKNLLNPFRILADYSHGSKYDFHFNGLVDGIIKCYQKWSNVDA encoded by the coding sequence ATGGCCACCGCCAACCAGACAATAGTGCCACCGACGGCACGGCCACCAGCATCCTCCGCTCAGCCAGCCTACGCCTGGCCAGCATCCTCCTTTGAGCCAGCAACACGACGCTCTAGGATTAGACCTTTCGTCATACTCATCTGCGCCATCATCCGAATGGCCAATGAAGTGAACCGACACAGCATGCGATCCCCTCTACGAGCCTTCCGGCCTTCGAGATTTGTAACGGCAACCCTCGACGGCGAGGCTGGGGCGAGCACGAGCAGTGCGCGAGCATGGACCCTGCCGTCTAAAATCCTTCAGGTCGCCGAGCTGCGATCCCAGGACGGCTGCATCTGGCGGGTGGACGGCGCAGCAACCTTACCAGACGAGGCGTGCACCCCATTGGTGGTGGTCCTTGGCCCGCTCTTCAAGAGGGCCAAACGGTTGACGGTGGAGGGGACCAAGCTGAAGTACACGCACAACCTCATCCGTAGAGCGCACCAAGACGTCGAGGAGAAGCTGACAGCGTACCTCACCCACATCGGCTCCATGGAAGCCCAGATACTGCAGCGCTACGACCCCATGGAACTGGAGTACACAGCCACCGGAACAGATCTGGTGGAGACGATGGTGCTCGACGGCCTCTTCATCATCGAGGTGCTCATCAACCACTGGACGAGGAAGAGAGACCAAGAGCCAATCTCGGTAGAGATGAATATGATCGACTTCACTACACAACCGCTCAGATGGGAGCCTAACGCACTTCGTTTGGACCTGATAGTCGTCCAAAACCAGATTCCCTTCTTCGTGCTGGAGAAGCTATTCTGCATGACTGACATCCCCGAGCTTGGTGAGAATCAGAAGAAGCCCACCAAGCTCAAACAAATCATACTTGATTATCTGATCGGCGATACAGATGATGGAGGACTAGCCGATTACCAAGGCCCAGTATATCACATCCTGCATCTGGTGTATTTATACCTCACATTTTCCAGAGCTTCAGCACTCCCGGTGAACATGGACACGCGGACCTGGGACAAGTTGGCACACAAGGCCATGGATCTCCGCGCGCTTTTTAAGCGGACCTTCTCGTGCTCCTCAAACCTACTACCTGTTGGTTGGAAACAGTGGAAGGTGATCCCCCCATTGCGGGAGCTCGTTCGAGTTGGAGTGAAGCTAAAGAGGGCAGAGACAGCCTGGTTCGCCCAAGTAAAGTTCAATAAGAAGGGAGTTCTAGTGATCCCACCCTTAGCATGGGGGCGGTATCACATTAGGCTGCTCACCAACCTGGTGGTTCTCGAGATGTCTGGATGGTGGCCTGCTGACAATCGCCTTTTCTGTAGCTATGTGAGATTTATGGCCGAGCTCATCGTGAACAAGAAGGATGCTACGCTTCTCTTCAAGAAGGGCATCATCCAGGAGATCAACGAACATGACATCGACAAGAACTTGCTTAACCCATTTCGAATTCTTGCAGACTATAGCCATGGCTCCAAGTATGATTTCCACTTCAACGGCCTTGTTGACGGCATTATTAAGTGCTACCAGAAATGGAGCAACGTCGATGCGTAG